CTATCTGAAGTAAGAAGCATTCCTCAAAAGCTAGCAATTCAATGCAATAATCGTGGATTGATGTGATGGCATGTGAACATTAGAACTacgctgttttaaaaaatgataggATTGTCACATCTACAATAATATGGATAATCAATGAATGGAAATCCCTCTCTAATTCTGATGATTTACTAAAATTTGGAAAACATTATTTTGCAAGTAAGCAATGATCTGGTCTGGGGAATAAGATAAGATAACTTAATGCAAACATCTTTgtttttccagctttaaaatctGAAAAGGTTAAGCTGACAGCATGTGGAAGAAACCACACAATTGTGTACACAGGTAAGCACCCCTAGTGGTGAAGAAAAAGTGAATTACTAGGATATGTACTCATTCATTTTGTGGTCAATGTCCTACCAAGCTTTTCTTTAACTTACAACTACACTTGGTGCAGTTCAGAATTACACCCcagaaaataattatattctttcaaaataataagcgtttttaaattgtacaattaTCAGATTAGGAAAGTAGAAAAGGCTGCAAGTTGCTTAGCATCAGGTCTTTCATTACACCTTCACTGCCTGTTGAAGCTTGGGCAGAGAATCAGTGACAGCTTGTATCAGTTTTTGGTTATCAAGGTGTGGAGTTGTCTTTCCATATGATTCCAAGCCTTGAGATCATCAGTGTGTTTATAATAGTGCTAGGACGAACACatgattttcatgttcagatattcattcataatttaaatatttgtttggatatttgtttgttttcaaaaagaaataaaagccatTGTATTGCTCAGAGTGCAGGCAGAGACAGTGCATAATCTGGTTCTTTTTCATTAGCCATTTTTGAAACTGTCACACAACTTctggtgcaaggtatttttgcaaTTTCTAGCTAATATGAACATCGGTgttttgtatccaaatacatgtcaaaaaacaCTTGTTCTAATATTCGAATATTTGTCTCAGCACTAATTTATAATAGCTAACATATCCCTTGCAGAAGGCATtacttgtattatatttttaagtGTCTCTTGAATACTTCATAGTCCTGGACATACCACCATTCCATGTTATTTCAGTTTGGTTAATGTGTTTATCTCATTTCAAGGGGAAGATAACAACACAAAGTAAAGCCATGTAACAATTCACAATCATcagtaaaacaatgaaaatgtctttttattttaagctAAAGGCAATGTATACACTGCGGGAGGCAATAATGAAGGGCAGCTGGGCCTGGGCGACACAGAGGAGAGAACATCTTTCCATCAGGTAGACTTCTTCACAGGACAGTGTAAGATCAAACAACTGGCAGCAGGGTCGAACATCTCTGCAGCACTGGCAGGTAGGATTCTCCATTTTAAGATTCAGGGCCTTTATGAGTTTTGGCAAAGCCACTCTGATATTCCAGTGTTGAGTGTTGAACAAGGCCTTCCGATCTTATGTTATCTATGATCACATTCCTTTTAGAGGAAGCCAGTCTGCTCTTGCTCtgttcctcttcctcctcctcccttaTTTATATCATAAGAACTCAGTAGATAGAATACATGAACAGTAAACTATTATTATAGCACTTTAAAATCTATAAACTAATACACCAAGCTAGGCATCAACAAAGATTCTGCAGCAGCATATttgaaatacagattttttttttaaacattggatGTTGACTCTTTCAAAAGTGATATTGTTTACTGAGGTTATGAAAGCTATGGAAGTATATAGTAAACAGTGGTCTGTCAGTATTGCAATGTACTAACCATGTTTTCCCTCCTCTGTTCTGCAGAGGATGGAAGACTTTTTATGTGGGGCGATAACTCTGAAGGTCAGATCGGTCTTGGCAATGAGAGCCATGTGTGTGTTCCTCATGAAGTAGATGTTGGGAAGCCAGTTACCTGGGTCTCCTGTGGATACTATCACTCCGCTCTCGTAACCGGTAGAGTGCAATTTCAACATTCAAGCTTTATCTTGTTATAGTGTTGTTGataatatttttagtattttaattgaGTGTCACGAGTGCTTGCTTTCTAGACAGTAATGTGGCatcacacttttttctttttctgaaaccAACAATTTTATTTCTCCTTAGGCTCCCACCCTCTCTTTGGTGAAACAAAATGCATAAGAAACAGGAAATGTAATACCATTGATATGTAAAAAGTTTAACGATTCCTGATCCTTGCTTATGCTTTTCTTAAGTGTCCCAAACCCCAAAACAGCAATACAGTAGACTATTTTTAAGATCTTGAAACAattttttgcatttcattgtaGCTGATGGAGAGCTGTACACATTTGGAGAGTCAGACCATGGAAAGCTAGGACTGCCCCCAGAACAGTTAAATAACAACAGAGTTCCACAGCTGGTCCAGGGAATTTCTGCACAAGTTACTCGGGTTGCCTGCGGTGGTGGGCACACAGTAGCACTTACAGGTAGGTCACATGATctattgtgtgcgtgtgtgtgtatgctgcTTGCTGTCTTACACGCTGTGAAAGTGATACTACCCAACCTTGGAAGGATATGTTAACATGTGCATGCCCAGGAAGTTAAAACCCATGCAAACAGAATTTAAAGTTGctcttttctaatttaattagaATATTAAATGACCctgctactttattattttagacCGCTTGCAACCAAGAGTGCCAGTTACAAACagtttgcttttctgttttaagaTGATGATGTCTACACATTTGGCCTTGGTCAGTTTGGACAGTTGGGCCATGGCACTTTTACTTTTGAGGCTGCCCTACCGAAGGCTGTGGAACAGTTCAGAAAAAGGAAAGTGAGCCACATAGCGTGTGGAGAGAACCATACAGCTGTAATAACAGGTAAGCTTATTTGATACTGTTTTGAAACCTGTTCTGCAcaataatactgtattactgATAGAGTAGTTTCTATGCATGTGTAGCTATGTGCGTGTATGGGGTGGTGAAGAAGGAAATGTCTGTATttgttataaacaaaataataaatctgcccCTCTACCAACTGTGGTATCGGGGGGGAATATGGCGGGTTTTTCCCAAAACAACTCTACTATTTGTAATTCTGATGTGCACGGAAACGTGCTTGGTGTCCCTCAATCCCGCTGGTGCTGTGTTGGgttgtgtgtggctgtgcagGGGTGAGTAGTGCTCGGGGTTATGATGCCGGCTCTGTGGCAGCAGCTCCCTAGCTCCTTAGTCCTCGGCAACTATAGCAccgaaatacaaaaacaaacaggctccAGCTTCAAAACACATTTCAGCGTAAGAGGGCGTTCTTACATGACTACGAcgcctttgtactgccaaactcctccctgtgaccAGCCCAGCACCACGGGGTATCCAATCACTGCAGGCCctgcagctgatcacaatggagttgtttagaGTACTTGCAGCTAAGCGCTTCCTTCATAATAGCCGACTCCCAGTTCCCACCTAATGTCTACTCAGCATCTCTATgggaaagcataccaccaaccttacacagcatcctttctggtcgggaggaaGATTGACAGCTCAAATTCTTCCTCTTACTGTCAcagcatgttatttaaaaacaagttaaattaaattgttattaaaaGTGTATTTCAGTTTGATATGCTATAGATATTTAAGTTATGattctgttaaatatttttgttgtaCATGTGCTATATTTAGACATGGTAGATTCTGAAGCAGTTCTAATGGCTATTATCTTGACAAAATCCTTTAAGAaagagtttatatttaaaaaaaaaaaaagctagaaagGCTCCAGcgaaaaaaaagaatgcaaatgcAAATATTGCTGTTACCAAAGTTTCATAGTCCTGTAGATGGCGGCACAACTCTGAATTGCCTGTCGTCTCTGTAAAACGGGTTGCGCGATAGTGGTAGCCTATGGTAATGAAAGACCCTTTTTTTGTCCATGCCTTTATGAGTTTTGGCAAAGCCAATCTGATATTCCAGTGTTGAATGCTGCTCAAGGCCTTCCGATCTTATGTTATCTATGATCACTTTCCTTTCAGAGGAAGCCAGTCCACCCTTGCTCTGTTCCTCCACCTCCCTCATTTACATCATAAGAACTCAGTAGATAGAATACGTGAACAAAACTATTATTATAGCATGATAAAATCTGTAAACTCATACACTAAACATTCATTTTGTAAGAAGAATAATTTTTAGGGCTAAATCGATACTTTTTAGAAGCGATACACCTTTTCTACATCTCCCCCAGCTCCCCTGCAACTTTCAACAATCTCTTTTGCCAGTTATGATTACAAGAACATGCTTTtatatggaaataaatatatGACATAAGGATATCCTGGGATCTTCAAAGAGTTTGCACCCCTCTCCGCTCTGTAAAGGTTATCCACAGTGAATAGAGTAACAGGTCTAAATAAAGACAGTCTAATGGATGCCttttaatagaaaaatagaaaatagaaacatTGATACGGTTCAATTCACTAATAATATCTTTCTCCTTCTCACTGAtgtctcattttgtttttatgagtCTAGACAATGGCCTTCTGTATACTTTCGGAGATGGACGACATGGCAAGCTGGGACTTGGGGATGAGAACTTTACCAACCAGTTCAAGCCGACGCTGTGTTCCAGGTTTCTCAAGTACACAGTGCAGTCTGTAAGGACCGTAATCTGTAATATAACATGTACACTGTATACAGGTTTCACCACTTGATGATGAGTTTTTTTGTTCAGTGACCTGTAGctacgttgttttttttaacacaatgtcAAAGTAGCTGTGTTAACCCATGCAGTATTGAAATAACTACATTATTTTTCTAATCTGAtaattgtgtaatttaaaaaatgcttatttaaaaCTGCTTAAGGTATCCTGCTATTGCGCTGACAGTCCCTAGTGGGGTCCAGGCTTGGAATCATATGGAAAGACAACCACATCTTGATAATCTACAGCAAGTAACGCAACAACCTAAACCAAACACTAATACAGGCTGTCATTGATTCTCTGGCCAAGCTTCATCAGACAGTGAAGGTGTATGTAAGACCTCATCCTAAGCAACTTGCAGCCTTTTCTATTTTCCTAATctaataattgtataatttaaaaattattttgaataatataattattttctggGGTGTAATTCTGAACTACTCCAGAACTCAATTTTACATAAGACCTCCCTGCAGTTACACAGTAACATGTTTTTCAAGGTTGCCTGTGGGGGATGTCACATGCTGGTCCTTGCTGCCCCAAGACCTCAAGGCTATGAGGAAGTGACTCTCCAGCAGGATGATATAACTCAGAACTATCTGGAGAAATCCTACAATGAGGTTTTAGGCAGTCCTTCAACACCCAGCACATTGAGCAGGACATTATCTGCACGAGTGAGGCGGAGAGAAAGGGTACGTTTATATACTAAATATGTACtatatacaaaatatgtatacTATATACTAAAATATATCACTCTCTCTATCAGAACCAGCTCTttattgggttttattttatattaaaacaaggtttccagAATAAACTgcatccatattttttttttggtaaacaattttagttttgttgcattttaacaGTACAACCATTTGGTCTTGCATTCTTTTTAACCCATTATCAGTGTTACACAGGATACTTCTCCTCTAAATCAAAatggacattttttttctgcTCAGTTTTCTTTAgcactccttttaaaataaaggGATGTCACCCACCAGGTGGCAGTGTGTTATACAAGGTTAGAAAAAACTTGCAACCTAGATCAGTGGAAACTGGACATGTTTGTTCCAAGTCTTAAATGTTGATGTTTTAATAAGTTATTAAAATACAACTTCCTTCACTTTGACAAAGACAGAGGTTTAAGTCATTATCATGGGAATCCGAAAGCATTGGGTGGGCATATCTGAGAAGTACAGGCTGTACATTGGAAAGAACAACTTTAACAGTACTGGGAAATAAAATGTTCCAGTAAATGCTTTCTGCATTTAGAATACCggtaaaatatgaaaatgaataagcaactttgtaaaacaataataagtaAATAGTGTGTTTGGACATCAAGCAAGGGACTCATAATAATGTCAAGTTGTTTGCCCAATTGGGAAAGCTAGAAATATCATATTGTCCTTTACCCTTTAGGAGCGCTCTCCAGATCAGTTTGGGAGGATGCTGCGCACACTGCCTGCTCTGGCACCTGGTTTCCTGAACTCCTCTTTGCCCGTCACCAGCCGCTCAATTCCAGCCAGACTACCCAGCATGGACATACCTGCTTCCATGGAAGCTAATGGAATTCACCGTCCGCAGGAGTCTAGAGGTGTGTGCACCTGCTTCTATGAACGTCTTATTTAGCTGTAGCATTGTAAAAGAAGCTGATTGAGTGCAACCTGAGGGTTAAAAgcagctgaggactgggagctaCCTAGGGTACCCTGCTTTAACAAGTTCCACAGCTGCATGCCAACTCGGCTTCTAACTGCTTAAGATATCCTTCTGTTGCGCTGACTCAATACCTAATGGCCTCAGGGCTTGGAATCATATGGAAAGACAACTCCAGACCCTGTTAATCTACAGCAATTGAATCCATAAAAACCTAAACCAAAACCTGATACAGGCCACCATTGATGTAATGTTAGACCTCATGCTAAGCAACTTGCGTGTTTCCTTATCTAGTCCCGTTCAAGAAACAGCAGccacagtaaatattttaaaaccgggggctttaaataaatctgttaactGTGTGTCCATATTTTATTAGAATACTGTAATGGAATTTTGAGTTAAAGTTCATGTTCTAAATTCTGTGTGTAGTTTTGCAACACTGCACCTATCACCAGAAACAGAAAGGTGATGCAGGGCCCAGACTGGTTAGTGATGAGGACAGGATTTTTTTGCAGTTGAAACTGAAGCAGGCATTGGCAGGCTCTGTCCTTGCCAGTGAACTCGTTCCTGATTAAGTTTCAACTCTCATCTGGAGTCTCATTTAGGCTTCAGGCCATAATGTCTTAGGTGTCTTGGGATGAGTGAAAGAGGAGTCAGGCAGGGAAATTGTGATGTGAGTTGTGTAGT
The Polyodon spathula isolate WHYD16114869_AA chromosome 9, ASM1765450v1, whole genome shotgun sequence genome window above contains:
- the rpgrb gene encoding retinitis pigmentosa GTPase regulator b isoform X1 — translated: MAGEADDEIPESGAVFTFGKSKFADNVPSKFWLKNDSAVRISCGDEHTALVTDNGKLYMFGSNNWGQLCLGTKNTVNKPTCVKALKSEKVKLTACGRNHTIVYTAKGNVYTAGGNNEGQLGLGDTEERTSFHQVDFFTGQCKIKQLAAGSNISAALAEDGRLFMWGDNSEGQIGLGNESHVCVPHEVDVGKPVTWVSCGYYHSALVTADGELYTFGESDHGKLGLPPEQLNNNRVPQLVQGISAQVTRVACGGGHTVALTDDDVYTFGLGQFGQLGHGTFTFEAALPKAVEQFRKRKVSHIACGENHTAVITDNGLLYTFGDGRHGKLGLGDENFTNQFKPTLCSRFLKYTVQSVACGGCHMLVLAAPRPQGYEEVTLQQDDITQNYLEKSYNEVLGSPSTPSTLSRTLSARVRRRERERSPDQFGRMLRTLPALAPGFLNSSLPVTSRSIPARLPSMDIPASMEANGIHRPQESRDKSGKGNGSNERTSVDEDSDGDNEKELGNTTDLLNMTHVMQLNPSDKSLTLSPVQKQKNLQHESEESEEEENDDDDDEEDEDEEEEEEEDEEETTVQEMTKGEPQAKNSDVISGEKHGKEPEIIKDESVPDGVQEEQESPKAQDPCPAQEVREEEAKEESKSKGLFGTNGRISLFKRRSIPEDKKPEKKGEVKPVSTLQEDKPKDNPNVSPGNLENKDLNQNNAGEKTTEPTQSVQDSTEKTQSTLQKKSRSATCTVL
- the rpgrb gene encoding retinitis pigmentosa GTPase regulator b isoform X2, whose protein sequence is MAGEADDEIPESGAVFTFGKSKFADNVPSKFWLKNDSAVRISCGDEHTALVTDNGKLYMFGSNNWGQLCLGTKNTVNKPTCVKALKSEKVKLTACGRNHTIVYTAKGNVYTAGGNNEGQLGLGDTEERTSFHQVDFFTGQCKIKQLAAGSNISAALAEDGRLFMWGDNSEGQIGLGNESHVCVPHEVDVGKPVTWVSCGYYHSALVTADGELYTFGESDHGKLGLPPEQLNNNRVPQLVQGISAQVTRVACGGGHTVALTDDDVYTFGLGQFGQLGHGTFTFEAALPKAVEQFRKRKVSHIACGENHTAVITDNGLLYTFGDGRHGKLGLGDENFTNQFKPTLCSRFLKYTVQSVACGGCHMLVLAAPRPQGYEEVTLQQDDITQNYLEKSYNEVLGSPSTPSTLSRTLSARVRRRERERSPDQFGRMLRTLPALAPGFLNSSLPVTSRSIPARLPSMDIPASMEANGIHRPQESRDKSGKGNGSNERTSVDEDSDGDNEKELGNTTDLLNMTHVMQLNPSDKSLTLSPVQKQKNLQHESEESEEEENDDDDDEEDEDEEEEEEEDEEETTVQEMTKGEPQAKNSDVISGEKHGKEPEIIKDESVPDGVQEV